The Actinomycetota bacterium DNA window CCCCGTTTCAGGTACCTCTTCAGCCACTTGTAGAAGGTGGTGGGGGAGATGGCGAAGTGGCGGCAGGTCATCCTGGCATTTCCGCAGCTGCGAAAGTGCTCTATCCAGCGCAGCCTCCTTCTGGCCTCCCTGGAGAGGACCTCGCCCATCATTCTCTCCAACTCCCATTGATGGGGAAGCCTGGTGTGGTAGATACTAGTAGTGGTTCCAACTGAACCCTTCATTTGGACACCTCCTTGCTCTGCTTCTTTTACTACACAAAGCAAGTATAGGGGGTGTCCACCATGTTTATGAACCTGGGCAGATGCCGGAGGTTGCAAGCGGGAATGAGAGGTCAAAGGAGAATGAAACGGGGTCTAGGTTGGGCGAGGTGACGCCCATTGCCGGGGGGCTGCATCAAGGCCCCGTAGGACCCAAGGGACGCTGGAGCAAGAAGAGGAAGGCGGAGGTGGTCATCCGCATCTTAAGGGGCGAGCCGCTGGATACCCTCTCGCGTGAGCTTCAGGTGGAGGTCTGGCGCCTGGAGGAGTGGCGGGACAAGGCCCTGGCTTCCATGGAGGCGGGACTTTCCAGAAGAGAGGGTGACCCCATCCAGGAGCAGCTCGACTGTGCGATGAAGAAGATCGGCGAGCTCTCGATGGAGAACGAGCTGCTGCGAAAGCGCTGCGAGGCCAAGGAGTCTTTACTGCAAAGGAGGCCGCGGAGATGAGCGAGGCCATATCCCCCTCGACCGGGAAGCGGTACGGGGTGGTGAGGACCTGCGCCGCCTGGGGCATACCGCGCTCCTCCTTCTACGCAAGTCAATGCCCCAGATCCTGCCCGAATGAGGAGGCGCCCGCACCGGAGAGGAAAAAGCCCGGCCCCAAGACGGAGGTATCCGGCGAAGAGCTCTTGGCCCTCATCCGGGAGGACCTCTCCTCCTCCCCCTTCACCGGCGAGGACAGAAGCAAGGTGTGGGCCCGCCTGCGCTTC harbors:
- a CDS encoding IS3 family transposase, which gives rise to MGEVTPIAGGLHQGPVGPKGRWSKKRKAEVVIRILRGEPLDTLSRELQVEVWRLEEWRDKALASMEAGLSRREGDPIQEQLDCAMKKIGELSMENELLRKRCEAKESLLQRRPRR
- a CDS encoding helix-turn-helix domain-containing protein — its product is MKGSVGTTTSIYHTRLPHQWELERMMGEVLSREARRRLRWIEHFRSCGNARMTCRHFAISPTTFYKWLKRYLKRG